Proteins encoded together in one Bradyrhizobium sp. PSBB068 window:
- a CDS encoding SOS response-associated peptidase → MCGRFVITSPPAALREMFGYIEQPNFPPRYNVAPTQPIPVVLLQNGGRHFQLMRWGLIPSWVKDPRTFSLLINARSETVREKPAFKNAIKRRRALIPADGYYEWQDAGGRKRPFFIHRRDGHPVAFAALAETWMGPNGEEQDTVAIVTAPASPDLAELHHRVPVTIRPEQFARWLDCLPNDVDDVMPLLKGPDVGEFAWHRVTMRVNAVANDDAQLLLPMTAEEIAAEDAPAAKKVAVRKTAPREDDGQGSLF, encoded by the coding sequence ATGTGCGGACGCTTTGTCATTACCTCGCCGCCGGCGGCTTTGCGCGAAATGTTCGGCTATATCGAGCAGCCGAATTTTCCGCCGCGGTACAATGTTGCGCCGACCCAGCCGATCCCGGTGGTGCTGCTGCAAAACGGCGGCCGGCATTTCCAATTGATGCGCTGGGGCCTGATCCCGTCCTGGGTCAAGGACCCCCGCACATTCTCGCTCTTGATCAACGCGCGCTCCGAGACGGTGCGGGAGAAGCCCGCCTTCAAGAACGCGATCAAGCGGCGCCGTGCGCTGATCCCGGCCGACGGCTATTACGAATGGCAGGATGCCGGCGGCCGCAAGCGGCCGTTCTTCATCCACCGCCGCGATGGCCATCCGGTCGCCTTCGCGGCGCTGGCCGAGACCTGGATGGGGCCGAACGGCGAGGAGCAGGACACGGTGGCGATCGTCACTGCGCCGGCGAGCCCCGATCTCGCCGAGCTGCATCACCGCGTGCCCGTCACGATCCGGCCCGAGCAATTCGCACGCTGGCTCGACTGCCTGCCCAACGATGTCGATGACGTGATGCCGCTGCTGAAGGGGCCAGATGTCGGCGAGTTCGCCTGGCACCGGGTGACGATGCGCGTCAACGCCGTCGCCAACGACGACGCGCAATTGCTGCTGCCGATGACCGCGGAGGAGATCGCCGCGGAAGACGCGCCGGCGGCGAAGAAGGTGGCAGTGCGCAAGACGGCGCCGCGGGAAGATGACGGGCAGGGGTCGTTGTTCTAG
- a CDS encoding NUDIX hydrolase, protein MSSAEPPIRPQLAVSGVIFRDGRVLLVRRARSPGKGFYSLPGGRVEFGETLHTALHREIDEETGLRVDILGLAGWREVLPTGPGTGHYMIMTFAARWASREPVLNDEHDDFRWLVPEAIGDLKVTGGLHEVIAAAQRLV, encoded by the coding sequence TTGAGCTCTGCCGAACCCCCGATCCGCCCACAGCTTGCCGTATCAGGCGTGATTTTCCGCGACGGCCGTGTGCTGCTGGTCCGCCGCGCCCGCTCGCCCGGCAAGGGCTTCTATTCGCTGCCCGGCGGCCGGGTCGAGTTCGGCGAGACACTGCACACCGCCCTGCACCGGGAGATCGACGAGGAGACCGGCCTGAGGGTCGATATCCTGGGTCTCGCCGGCTGGCGCGAGGTGCTGCCGACCGGCCCCGGCACCGGGCACTATATGATCATGACCTTCGCGGCGCGCTGGGCCTCGCGCGAGCCCGTGCTGAACGACGAGCACGACGATTTCAGATGGCTGGTGCCGGAGGCGATCGGCGACCTCAAGGTCACCGGCGGCCTGCACGAGGTCATTGCGGCCGCCCAGCGGCTGGTTTGA
- a CDS encoding TIGR02301 family protein translates to MIRALLAVVILMSACLATPARAQDAAAPFDGDLQRLAEILGALHYLRGICGSNEGAKWRNEMQALIDAETPSGDRRARMVAGFNRGYNGFQQTYRTCTPAASVAIRRYIEEGSKISRDLTARYAN, encoded by the coding sequence ATGATCAGAGCCCTTCTCGCCGTTGTGATCCTGATGTCGGCATGCCTTGCGACGCCCGCCCGGGCGCAGGATGCGGCCGCGCCGTTCGATGGCGATTTGCAGCGGCTGGCCGAGATCCTCGGCGCCCTGCACTATCTGCGCGGCATCTGCGGCTCCAACGAGGGCGCCAAATGGCGCAACGAGATGCAGGCGCTGATCGATGCCGAAACCCCCTCGGGCGACCGCCGGGCGCGCATGGTGGCGGGCTTCAATCGCGGCTACAACGGCTTCCAGCAGACCTACCGGACCTGCACGCCGGCAGCTTCCGTCGCGATCCGCCGCTACATCGAGGAAGGCTCGAAAATCTCGCGCGACCTGACGGCCCGCTATGCCAACTGA
- a CDS encoding HAD family hydrolase yields the protein MPTERAIFFDLDGTLTDPKPGITGSIQYALAKLGRPVPSQDELTWCIGPPLRASFAMLLGGEELADRAVELYRERFGDVGLFENSVYPDIAEVLAELRGRPGRIFVATSKPHVFASRIVAHFGLSGYFDHVFGSELDGTRVNKVDLLAYALEQTGADPARALMIGDRSHDVIGANRNGIRAVGVTYGYGTPQELTEAGASHLCASPRAVLDHIHSSFG from the coding sequence ATGCCAACTGAACGCGCGATCTTCTTCGACCTCGACGGCACCCTGACCGACCCGAAGCCCGGCATCACCGGCTCGATCCAGTACGCACTGGCAAAGCTCGGCCGGCCGGTTCCCTCGCAGGACGAATTGACCTGGTGCATCGGGCCGCCGCTGCGGGCGAGCTTTGCCATGCTGCTCGGCGGCGAGGAGCTCGCCGACCGCGCCGTCGAGCTCTACCGCGAGCGATTCGGCGATGTCGGGCTGTTCGAGAACAGCGTGTATCCCGATATCGCCGAGGTGCTGGCCGAGCTGCGCGGGCGGCCCGGCCGGATCTTCGTGGCGACCTCGAAGCCGCATGTGTTCGCGAGCCGGATCGTGGCGCATTTTGGCCTCAGCGGTTATTTCGACCACGTGTTCGGCTCGGAACTCGACGGAACCCGGGTCAACAAGGTCGACCTGCTCGCGTATGCGCTGGAGCAAACCGGGGCCGATCCTGCGCGGGCCTTGATGATCGGCGACCGCAGCCACGATGTGATCGGCGCGAATCGCAACGGCATCCGTGCGGTCGGCGTCACCTATGGCTACGGCACGCCGCAAGAACTGACCGAGGCCGGCGCCAGCCATCTCTGCGCCTCGCCGCGCGCGGTGCTGGACCATATCCACAGCTCATTTGGCTGA
- a CDS encoding dihydroorotase yields MNQRFDTILKSGTVVNQDGEGVRDIGIAGGRIAAIGSLSQASAGEVIDCKGLHILPGVMDTQVHFREPGLTQKEDLETGSRSAVMGGVTAVFEMPNTNPLTVTEEAFTDKIKRGHHRMHCDFAFFIGGTRENVQDLPELERAPGCAGVKVFIGSSTGALLVEDDESLRRIFKVIRRRAAFHAEDEYRLNERKPLRIEGDPRSHPVWRDETAALMATERLVNLARETGKRIHVLHISTKEEILYLRDHKDVASCEATPHHLTMAAPECYERLGTLAQMNPPVRAADHRAGIWYGVEQGIIDVLGSDHAPHTLEEKQKTYPASPSGMTGVQTLVPLMLDHVNAGRLSLQRFVDLTSAGPARLFNIACKGRIAAGYDADFTVVDLKRSETITNKWIASRAGWTPYDGVRVQGWPVGTFVRGKQVMWQGEVTTPSLGEPVRFLETLKP; encoded by the coding sequence ATGAATCAGCGTTTTGACACCATTCTAAAATCCGGCACCGTGGTCAATCAGGACGGCGAGGGCGTGCGCGATATCGGTATCGCGGGCGGCCGCATCGCCGCGATCGGCTCGCTCAGCCAGGCCTCGGCCGGCGAGGTGATCGACTGCAAGGGCTTGCACATCCTGCCCGGCGTCATGGACACCCAGGTGCATTTCCGCGAGCCCGGTTTGACGCAGAAGGAAGATCTCGAGACCGGCTCGCGCAGCGCCGTGATGGGCGGGGTCACCGCCGTGTTCGAGATGCCGAACACCAACCCGCTGACGGTGACTGAAGAAGCGTTCACCGACAAGATCAAGCGCGGCCATCATCGCATGCATTGCGACTTCGCGTTCTTCATCGGCGGCACCCGCGAGAACGTGCAGGACCTGCCCGAGCTCGAACGCGCGCCGGGCTGCGCTGGCGTCAAGGTGTTCATCGGCTCCTCCACCGGCGCGCTGCTGGTCGAGGACGACGAAAGCCTGCGGCGGATATTCAAGGTGATCCGGCGCCGCGCCGCGTTTCACGCCGAGGACGAATACCGCCTCAACGAGCGCAAGCCGCTGCGCATCGAGGGCGATCCGCGCTCGCACCCGGTGTGGCGCGACGAGACCGCGGCGCTGATGGCGACCGAGCGGCTGGTCAATCTCGCGCGCGAGACCGGCAAGCGCATCCATGTGCTGCACATCTCGACCAAGGAAGAGATCCTCTATCTGCGCGACCACAAGGATGTCGCCTCCTGCGAGGCGACGCCGCATCACCTGACGATGGCGGCACCCGAATGCTATGAGCGGCTCGGCACGCTGGCGCAGATGAACCCGCCGGTGCGCGCGGCAGATCACCGCGCCGGCATCTGGTACGGCGTCGAGCAGGGCATCATCGACGTGCTCGGCTCGGACCACGCGCCGCACACGCTGGAGGAGAAGCAGAAGACCTATCCGGCTTCGCCTTCGGGCATGACCGGCGTGCAGACGCTGGTGCCGCTGATGCTGGATCACGTCAATGCCGGGCGGCTGTCGCTACAGCGGTTCGTCGACCTCACCAGTGCCGGTCCGGCGCGGCTGTTCAACATCGCCTGCAAGGGCCGCATCGCGGCGGGGTACGATGCCGACTTCACCGTCGTCGATCTCAAGCGCAGCGAGACCATCACCAACAAATGGATCGCTTCGCGCGCCGGCTGGACACCCTATGACGGCGTGCGCGTGCAGGGCTGGCCGGTCGGCACCTTCGTGCGCGGCAAGCAGGTGATGTGGCAGGGCGAAGTCACGACGCCGTCGCTAGGTGAACCGGTCCGGTTCCTCGAGACGTTGAAACCCTAA
- a CDS encoding folate-binding protein YgfZ has translation MKAAFLPDRGVIKVSGEDARNFLNGLITTDVEQLAPGQARFGALLTPQGKIIVDFLITEIPTGHGGGFLIDAPRALAKGLADKLGFYKLRAKVVVENLSDSLGVLAAWDGEPAATPDLAFADPRNAALGWRILIPEDLKQKLADLIGADLVDSSAYEAHRIATGVPRGGLDFMYGDAFPHETNMDHLHGVDFDKGCYVGQEVVSRMQHRGTARTRTVKIILDGPSPESGATILAGDKQVGTIGSTAGEKGLALVRIDRVADALDAGLPLTAGGLSLHLAEPDVVRIPPKQTVA, from the coding sequence ATGAAAGCAGCGTTTCTTCCAGATCGGGGCGTGATCAAGGTCTCTGGCGAGGACGCCCGCAACTTCCTCAACGGGCTCATCACGACCGACGTCGAGCAGCTGGCCCCGGGGCAGGCCCGGTTCGGTGCGCTGCTGACGCCGCAGGGCAAGATCATCGTCGACTTCCTGATCACCGAGATACCCACAGGGCACGGCGGCGGCTTCCTGATCGACGCGCCGCGTGCGCTCGCCAAGGGGCTCGCCGACAAGCTCGGCTTCTACAAGCTGCGCGCCAAGGTCGTGGTGGAAAACCTCTCCGACAGCCTCGGCGTGCTGGCGGCCTGGGATGGCGAGCCGGCGGCGACCCCCGATCTCGCATTCGCCGATCCGCGCAACGCAGCGCTAGGCTGGCGCATCCTGATCCCGGAAGACCTCAAGCAGAAGCTCGCCGATCTGATCGGCGCCGATCTCGTCGACTCCAGCGCCTATGAGGCGCACCGGATCGCCACCGGCGTGCCGCGCGGCGGGCTCGACTTCATGTATGGCGACGCCTTCCCGCACGAGACCAATATGGATCACCTGCACGGCGTCGATTTCGACAAGGGCTGCTATGTCGGCCAGGAAGTGGTGTCGCGCATGCAGCACCGCGGCACAGCACGCACCCGCACGGTGAAGATCATCCTCGATGGCCCCTCGCCGGAGTCCGGCGCAACGATCCTCGCCGGCGACAAGCAGGTCGGCACCATCGGCTCGACCGCCGGCGAGAAAGGCCTGGCGCTGGTGCGCATCGATCGCGTCGCCGACGCGCTCGACGCCGGCCTTCCGCTGACTGCGGGCGGGCTGTCGCTGCATCTCGCCGAGCCGGACGTCGTCCGCATCCCACCCAAGCAGACCGTCGCATGA
- a CDS encoding DNA-3-methyladenine glycosylase I — translation MSRTAQLHPDGKTRCPWPGEDAFYVAYHDNEWGVPEYDDRALYEKLILDGFQAGLSWITILRKRDNFRKAFDDFQPEKIARYTDKKVHALMNDAGIVRNRAKIEGAVASAKGYLEIMDKGPGFSKFLWDFVDGKPKVNQFKTTASVPASTPVSIKVSKELGARGFKFVGPTIVYAFMQATGMVNDHLVTCFCHETCSGKLRTPRLKKK, via the coding sequence ATGAGCCGTACCGCGCAACTGCATCCCGACGGCAAGACGCGTTGCCCGTGGCCGGGCGAGGACGCGTTCTACGTCGCCTATCACGACAATGAATGGGGCGTGCCGGAATATGACGACCGCGCACTCTACGAAAAGCTGATCCTCGACGGCTTTCAGGCCGGCCTGTCCTGGATCACGATCCTGCGCAAGCGCGACAATTTCCGTAAAGCGTTCGACGATTTCCAGCCCGAGAAGATCGCGCGCTACACCGACAAGAAGGTGCACGCGCTGATGAACGACGCCGGCATCGTCCGCAACCGCGCCAAGATCGAAGGCGCAGTGGCGAGTGCCAAGGGCTATCTGGAGATCATGGACAAGGGCCCCGGCTTCTCCAAATTCCTGTGGGACTTCGTCGACGGCAAGCCGAAAGTCAACCAGTTCAAGACCACGGCGAGCGTACCGGCTTCGACGCCGGTCTCGATCAAGGTCTCCAAGGAGCTCGGCGCGCGCGGCTTCAAATTCGTCGGCCCGACCATCGTGTACGCCTTCATGCAGGCGACCGGCATGGTCAACGATCACCTCGTCACCTGCTTCTGCCACGAGACCTGCAGCGGCAAGCTGCGCACGCCGCGGCTCAAGAAGAAATGA
- a CDS encoding HD family hydrolase, which yields MTARKSTETTRAWQRMLSGRRLDLLDPSPLDIEIVDIAHGLARVARWNGQTSGAHIFSVAQHTLLVEAVMRQQIPRVDISHRLAALLHDAPEYVIGDMISPFKAVLAGEYKAVEKRLLSAIHIRFGLPAVLADEITQQIKAADRGAAYLEATHLAGFSQAEAKRLFGRDPELPEATERDYLTPWTAARAEKQFLERFNALHAS from the coding sequence ATGACGGCGCGCAAATCGACGGAGACAACCCGCGCCTGGCAGCGGATGTTGTCGGGACGCCGGCTGGACCTGCTCGACCCGTCGCCGCTCGATATCGAGATCGTCGACATCGCGCATGGGCTGGCGCGGGTTGCGCGCTGGAACGGCCAGACCTCGGGTGCGCACATCTTCTCGGTGGCCCAGCACACGCTGCTGGTCGAAGCAGTGATGCGCCAGCAGATTCCGCGCGTCGACATCAGCCATCGGCTCGCGGCGCTGCTGCATGACGCACCGGAATATGTCATCGGCGACATGATCTCGCCGTTCAAGGCGGTGCTCGCGGGCGAATACAAGGCCGTGGAGAAGCGGCTGCTGTCGGCGATCCATATCCGCTTCGGCCTGCCTGCGGTGCTGGCGGACGAGATCACCCAACAGATCAAGGCCGCCGATCGCGGCGCCGCCTATCTCGAGGCGACGCATCTGGCGGGATTTTCGCAAGCCGAAGCCAAACGGCTGTTCGGCCGCGATCCGGAATTGCCCGAAGCGACCGAGCGCGACTATCTGACACCGTGGACCGCAGCGCGGGCCGAAAAGCAGTTCCTCGAGCGCTTCAACGCATTGCACGCCTCGTAG
- a CDS encoding protein tyrosine phosphatase yields the protein MLHVCSLAALSDTVRATGASHVLTVMANVDQVQRPPSVLPANHLKVSMDDIVEQMDGFVAPNETHIERVLSFVRGWDRRAPMVVHCYAGISRSTASAFATVCALNPHRDEMSIARLIREASPIAAPNRLIVSLADKALGRDGRMLRALDAMGPGSMSVEGRPFHIDLE from the coding sequence ATGCTTCACGTCTGCTCGCTCGCTGCGCTCTCCGACACGGTTCGTGCCACCGGCGCAAGCCATGTGCTGACCGTGATGGCCAATGTCGATCAGGTGCAGCGGCCGCCCTCGGTGCTTCCGGCCAACCATCTGAAGGTATCGATGGACGACATCGTCGAACAGATGGACGGCTTCGTTGCGCCGAACGAGACCCATATCGAGCGCGTGCTGAGCTTCGTGCGCGGCTGGGATCGCCGCGCACCGATGGTGGTGCATTGCTACGCCGGCATCAGCCGCTCGACCGCGAGCGCATTCGCTACGGTCTGCGCGCTCAATCCGCACCGGGACGAAATGTCCATCGCCCGGCTGATCCGCGAGGCCTCGCCGATCGCGGCGCCCAACCGCCTGATCGTCAGCCTCGCCGACAAGGCGCTGGGGCGTGACGGCCGGATGCTGCGCGCGCTCGATGCGATGGGTCCCGGCAGCATGAGCGTCGAAGGCCGGCCGTTCCACATCGATCTGGAATAG
- a CDS encoding DUF2339 domain-containing protein yields the protein MFDSPFDFLTLVIAVVAIIFSRKALGQIAVLQRRLDAIEAAGTAAARTVVPPPLAPLEAFEQTLSTAPPIAPPPLPEAIASEPEAHAEAATDAASAAPPPLPEPPAPPQPAPGFEETLGTRWVVWIGGLTLALGGFFMVRYSIEAGLLGPGVRTMLGGLFALALLGAGEWTRRKESISNIAALPIANIPAILTAAGTAVAFATVYAAYALYDFLAPATAFILLGMVALGTLAAALLHGPALAGLGIVGAFVTPLLVSSDKPDFWSLYVYLAIVTAAAFGLARIRLWRWLAVTTIAFALLWTFPCLQCGEEMIAPHVFHVIAGFVLAALLVVCGFMFGPDGDGEEIEPISSASLAAYLFGAMLIVLNSAHADTAMIGFGLLTAGSLVVAWRAPAATGVIAAASAFVFIVFGEWAVRRNVDMLVLPGGAMPGIGPSATDGSASLHLVTAALFAAAFGIAGFLAQLRFANTKVTVTWAAAAVFTPIALLVALYARIAHLDRSIPFAVLAVLLAAAYAAATEALTRRGERPELSSSIALSATGALASLALALTFALDKGWLTIALALVSMGTAWLSVQRPIRFLRWLAAILAAIVVLRIGYEPRIAGDAVGTTPIFNWLLWGYGVPALSFWAGSHFLRRNGDDVPLRMVESAAILFTVLLAFMEIRHAVNGGDIYYTSAGLTEVALQVGVALAMAIGLERLRLRSGSIVHNVAAVLLTVFAGLAGLFGLLGLENPMLWWQDVGGSFINLLLLGYALPAVLALLLSYAVAGHRPAAYANTIAAGALVLALAYVTFEIRRLYHGPVLTRGETTGAEQYSYSIAWLAFGVALLGIGIVVNSQRARLASAAVIGLTILKAFLVDMSTLTGVYRALSFMCLGIVLVAIGWLYQRILFRRRAALPAPQAES from the coding sequence ATGTTCGATTCGCCGTTCGATTTCCTGACCCTCGTCATCGCCGTCGTTGCGATCATTTTCTCGCGCAAGGCGCTGGGCCAGATCGCGGTGCTGCAGCGCCGGCTGGATGCGATCGAGGCGGCCGGCACAGCCGCCGCGCGGACAGTCGTACCGCCGCCGCTGGCGCCGCTCGAGGCGTTCGAGCAGACGCTTTCGACGGCGCCTCCGATCGCGCCGCCGCCACTTCCCGAGGCGATCGCGAGCGAGCCGGAGGCGCATGCGGAGGCAGCCACGGACGCTGCAAGCGCCGCCCCGCCGCCGCTGCCCGAACCGCCGGCCCCGCCGCAGCCGGCGCCCGGTTTCGAGGAGACGCTGGGCACGCGCTGGGTGGTGTGGATCGGCGGCCTGACGCTCGCGCTCGGCGGCTTCTTCATGGTGCGCTATTCGATCGAGGCCGGCCTGCTCGGCCCCGGCGTGCGCACGATGCTCGGCGGGTTGTTTGCGCTGGCGCTGCTCGGCGCCGGCGAATGGACACGGCGCAAGGAGAGCATCTCCAACATCGCGGCGCTGCCGATCGCCAACATTCCGGCGATCCTCACCGCGGCCGGTACCGCCGTGGCCTTTGCCACCGTCTACGCCGCCTACGCGCTGTACGACTTCCTCGCGCCGGCAACCGCCTTCATCCTGCTCGGCATGGTCGCGCTCGGCACGCTTGCGGCCGCGCTGCTGCACGGGCCGGCGCTCGCAGGACTCGGCATCGTCGGCGCGTTCGTCACGCCGCTCCTGGTCTCATCAGACAAGCCCGACTTCTGGTCGCTCTATGTCTATCTCGCGATCGTCACGGCGGCGGCGTTCGGCCTCGCGCGTATCCGGCTGTGGCGCTGGCTCGCGGTCACGACCATCGCCTTCGCGCTGCTATGGACCTTCCCCTGCCTGCAATGCGGCGAGGAGATGATCGCACCCCACGTCTTCCACGTGATCGCGGGCTTCGTGCTGGCGGCTCTGCTAGTGGTCTGCGGCTTCATGTTCGGCCCCGACGGCGATGGCGAGGAGATCGAGCCGATTTCCTCCGCCTCGCTCGCCGCCTATCTGTTCGGCGCGATGCTGATCGTGCTCAACAGCGCGCACGCGGACACCGCGATGATCGGCTTCGGCCTGCTGACGGCCGGAAGCCTTGTCGTGGCCTGGCGCGCCCCCGCCGCGACTGGCGTGATCGCCGCCGCGTCGGCGTTCGTCTTCATCGTGTTCGGCGAATGGGCGGTGCGCCGCAATGTCGACATGCTGGTGCTGCCCGGTGGCGCGATGCCGGGCATCGGCCCGTCCGCGACCGACGGCTCGGCCTCGCTGCATCTCGTCACGGCAGCGCTGTTCGCGGCTGCCTTCGGCATCGCCGGCTTCCTCGCGCAACTGCGTTTTGCCAACACGAAGGTCACGGTGACCTGGGCCGCCGCGGCGGTGTTCACGCCGATCGCGCTCTTGGTCGCGCTCTATGCGCGGATCGCACATCTCGATCGTTCGATCCCGTTCGCGGTCCTGGCCGTGCTGCTGGCCGCAGCCTACGCCGCTGCGACCGAAGCATTGACCCGGCGCGGCGAACGGCCGGAGTTGTCTTCGTCGATCGCGCTCTCGGCGACCGGCGCCCTCGCCTCGCTGGCGCTTGCGCTGACCTTCGCACTCGACAAGGGCTGGCTCACCATCGCGCTGGCGCTGGTGTCGATGGGCACGGCGTGGCTGTCGGTGCAGCGGCCGATCCGGTTCCTGCGCTGGCTTGCCGCGATCCTCGCCGCCATCGTCGTGCTGCGCATCGGCTACGAGCCGCGGATCGCCGGCGATGCCGTCGGCACCACGCCGATCTTCAACTGGCTGCTGTGGGGCTATGGCGTTCCGGCGCTGTCGTTCTGGGCCGGCAGTCATTTCCTGCGCCGCAACGGCGACGACGTGCCGCTGCGGATGGTCGAGTCGGCGGCGATCCTGTTCACGGTGCTGCTCGCCTTCATGGAGATCCGCCACGCGGTCAATGGCGGCGACATCTATTACACCAGCGCGGGACTGACCGAGGTCGCGTTGCAGGTCGGCGTGGCGCTCGCGATGGCGATCGGGCTGGAGCGGCTGCGGCTGCGCAGCGGCAGCATCGTGCACAATGTCGCCGCGGTGCTGCTCACCGTCTTCGCCGGGCTTGCCGGTCTGTTCGGGCTGCTGGGGCTGGAGAACCCGATGCTGTGGTGGCAGGACGTCGGCGGCAGTTTCATCAACCTGCTGCTGCTCGGCTATGCGCTGCCGGCCGTGCTGGCGCTGCTGCTGTCCTACGCGGTGGCGGGCCATCGTCCGGCTGCATACGCCAACACGATCGCAGCGGGCGCGCTGGTGCTTGCGCTCGCTTACGTCACGTTCGAAATCCGCAGGCTCTATCACGGACCGGTGCTGACGCGCGGCGAGACCACGGGCGCGGAGCAATACAGCTATTCGATCGCCTGGCTGGCATTCGGCGTTGCGCTGCTCGGCATCGGCATCGTCGTCAATTCGCAGCGGGCGCGGCTGGCATCCGCCGCAGTGATCGGGCTGACGATCCTGAAAGCCTTCCTGGTCGACATGTCGACGCTCACCGGAGTCTACCGGGCGCTGTCGTTCATGTGCCTCGGCATCGTGCTGGTCGCGATTGGCTGGCTGTATCAGCGGATCCTGTTCCGCAGGCGGGCGGCTCTGCCTGCGCCACAGGCGGAGAGCTAG
- a CDS encoding oxidoreductase, whose protein sequence is MATFKAIRIDKADKGTTAALTQFDDAELMDGDVTVRVEWSTLNYKDGLALTGKAPVVRRFPMIAGIDFAGTVEQSSHPDWKAGDKVLCNGWGMGETHLGAYAEKARVKGDWLVRLPDGISARDAMAVGTAGYTAMLSVLALEKHGLTPKSGPIVVTGAAGGVGSVAIAVLSKLGYHVIASTGRMSEADYLKGLGATEVIDRAELSGAPKPLAKERWAGGVDSVGSTTLANLLSMTKYGGAIAACGLAAGMDLPSSVAPFILRGVCLLGIDSVMCPIELRRTAWQRLAHDLDKAKLADITHEIALDEVVPYGAKILAGEVRGRIVVKIV, encoded by the coding sequence GTGGCGACGTTCAAGGCAATCAGGATCGACAAGGCGGACAAGGGTACCACCGCCGCACTGACCCAATTCGACGACGCGGAATTGATGGACGGCGACGTCACCGTCCGCGTCGAATGGTCGACGCTGAACTACAAGGACGGCCTCGCGCTGACCGGCAAGGCGCCGGTGGTGCGCCGTTTTCCGATGATCGCCGGCATCGATTTCGCCGGCACGGTCGAGCAATCCAGTCATCCCGATTGGAAGGCGGGCGACAAGGTCCTCTGCAACGGCTGGGGCATGGGCGAGACCCATCTCGGCGCCTACGCCGAAAAGGCCCGCGTCAAGGGCGACTGGCTGGTCCGGCTGCCTGACGGTATCTCGGCCCGCGATGCGATGGCGGTCGGCACTGCCGGCTATACCGCGATGCTGTCGGTGCTGGCGCTGGAGAAGCATGGCCTGACCCCGAAGAGCGGCCCGATCGTGGTAACAGGGGCGGCCGGCGGCGTCGGCTCGGTCGCGATCGCCGTGCTCTCCAAGCTCGGCTACCACGTCATCGCGTCGACCGGCCGGATGTCGGAGGCCGATTATCTCAAGGGGCTCGGCGCCACCGAGGTGATCGACCGCGCCGAGCTGTCAGGTGCGCCGAAGCCGCTCGCGAAGGAGCGCTGGGCCGGCGGCGTCGACAGCGTCGGATCGACCACGCTCGCCAATCTGCTTTCGATGACAAAGTATGGCGGCGCCATCGCGGCCTGCGGCCTGGCGGCCGGCATGGACCTGCCGTCGTCGGTCGCGCCCTTCATTTTGCGGGGTGTGTGCCTTCTCGGTATCGATTCCGTGATGTGCCCAATCGAGCTCAGGAGGACCGCCTGGCAGCGCCTGGCCCACGATCTGGACAAGGCGAAACTGGCTGATATCACACATGAAATCGCCTTGGACGAGGTCGTGCCCTATGGCGCGAAAATCCTCGCCGGCGAGGTCCGCGGCCGCATCGTGGTAAAAATAGTCTGA